The Breoghania sp. L-A4 sequence CCGGAGGGTCTTTGGCGCGCAAGTCTTCGGACCGTGCGCGCAGCAATGGGATCAGTGTCATGACATTCGCCGATCTGTTTCGCCGTGCGGCCAAGCCCACCGAGGCCAAGGCCTCGCGCACCGCTTCCATGGTGACGCTGCAGAGCGCCGGGCGCCCTATCTGGACGCCGCGCGACTACGCGGCGCTGGCGCGCGAGGGGTTCGCGCGCAACCCGGTGGTCTACCGCTGCGTGCGGATGATTTCCGAAGGCGCGGCGTCGGTGCCCTGGCTGCTGTATGAGGGAGCGCGCGAGCTGGACGCGCATCCGCTGCTGGATCTTCTGGAAAAGCCCAATCCGCGCCAGGCGGGCAGCGAGATTTTCGAATGCCTCTATGGCCATCTGCTGGTGTCCGGCAACGCCTATCTGGAGGCCGTCGGGCTGGACGGGATTATTCGCGAGCTGCATGCGCTGCGTCCCGACCGCATGAAGGTGGTGCCGGGCGAGGACGGCTGGCCGAAGGGATACGACTACACCGTGGGCGGGCGCACCCTGCGGCTGAAGGCGGAGCACGGCGCGCCGCCGGTGCTGCATCTGACCCTGTTCCATCCGCTCAACGACCACTACGGCTTCGCGCCCATCGAGGCGGCGCAGGTGTCGCTCGACATTCACAACGCCGCCGGCGGCTGGAACAAGGCGCTTCTGGACAATGCGGCGCGGCCCTCCGGCGCGCTGATCTATGCCGCGGGCGACGGCGGCAATCTCACCGACGAGCAGTTCGAGCGGCTCAAGGGCGAGCTGGAGGACGGCTACCAGGGCGCGCGCAACGCCGGCCGGCCGCTGCTGCTGGAGGGCGGGCTCGACTGGAAGCCCATGGGGCTGACGCCCCGGGACATGGATTTCATCAATGCCAAGAACCAGGCGGCGCGGGAGATCGCGCTGGCCTTCGGCGTGCCGCCGATGCTGATCGGCATTCCCGGCGACAACACCTATTCCAACTATCTCGAGGCCAACCGCGCCTTCTGGCGCCAGACCGTGTTGCCGCTGGTGGCGCGCACCGCCAGCGCGCTGGGCAACTGGCTGGTCCCGGCGTTCGGTCCGGGCCTGCGGCTGGGCTACGACGTGGACGCCATCGAGGCGCTGTCGGTGGAGCGCGAGGCGCTGTGGCGGCGGCTCGGCCGCGCCGATTTTCTCACGCAGGGCGAAAAGCGCGAGGCGGTGGGCTACGCGGCCGAGGGCGGTCCGGCGGCTGATCCCGCCGCGTAGGCGACGCGTGGCCGCCATGGACTCGGTGACGCAATCGGTCATCGCGCGCGGCGACCTGGCGCATCTGGCGCTGTTCCTCTGGGCCTCGGGCGCCAGCGGCCTGCTGGTGTGGGCCCTGCGCGAACTGGCGGCCTCCAACCGCCGCTTCAACGACTTCGTGCGCGAGATCGCCCGGCTGAACCGGCGGTTCGGCGGGGAATGAGGGCGGGCGGCGCTGGGCCCTCGGCGGCGTCATCCTCGGCAGGGCCGCAGGCCTTTCCGGGAATCCGGTATCCCGTGTTGCCGGCCGTGGCGCACAGCCTTTGAGGCCTGTGGTTATTGGATCCCGGCTCGGAGGCCGGGATGCCACGGAAGGCAGGCTGCGTGCAGGCACCCGGCCCGCTCCACGGGGTTCCGAGGAGGCAAGCCGCCGATCCTTCGAGACGCCGTCTTCGACGGCTCCTCAGGATGAGGTCATCGTGTTGATGGTCTTGTTCTTCGGTTTCAGCTCGGCCACCCCCACGGACCTCGTCCTGAGGAGCGCGCATAGCGCGCGTCTCGAAGGATGGGCCGTTCGCGCCGAACCAGCCACCCGCTCCGGCGGCACGCTTACGGGGCGCTTCCTCACCGCACAAAACTTGGGGCGACACTCATGCAGCGGTTTTTTCAAAACCTGCGGCGGCGGCCGGACCATCGCGGCGTGTTCGCGGCGTTCGCCGACACGCTGCAAAGGATGCTGGAGCGGGATGCGCGGCGCAGCGCCCCCGCGTGCGCCGGACTGGCGCCGGAGCCGGGCGGTGAGCGCGCGGCAGCTCGAGGACGCGCCGCTTGCGGAGGCGGTGGACGCGCAAGGCGTGTTTTCCGGCTACGCCAGCCTGTTCAATGTGGCCGACATGGGCGGCGACGTGATCCAGCCCGGGGCGTTTGCGCAGTCGCTTGGGCGGCGCGGGCCGCACGGCGTCAAGATGCTCTATCAGCACGATCCGGCCGAGCCCATCGGCCAGTGGCTGACAATCGCCGAGGATTCGCGCGGACTGCGCGTCACCGGCCGGTTGATGCTGGATCTGGCCCGTGCCCGCGAGGTGCACGCCCTGATGCGCGCAGGCGTCCTGGACGGATTGTCCATCGGCTTTCGCACCCTGCGCGGCCGGCGCGACGCGGTCACGGGCCTGCGGCGGCTGTTCGAGCTCGATCTTTGGGAAATCTCGCTGGTGACCTTTCCCATGCAGGAGGCGGCGCGGGTCGCGCCTATCGCGCCCGCCGGGACGATGGGGGCATGAGCACCCGCGCGCTCACGTTCCGTCTGGGCCGCGCGGCGCGCGTCCTGCGCGGCGGATTTGGAAACACGCAACCACGACAAAGGTGACGCAATGAGCAAGGCAATGGCACTGGAGATCAAGACGGCGGCGGACCCGCTGCGCGCGCCGGAGACCAAGGTGACAGGCCCGGAGACCGGACGGACACCCGGTGACGGCGAGGGCGTCGGCGCGGCGCTGGACGATCTGATGCAGGCGTTCGAGGAGTTCAAGCAGACCAACAATACGCGGCTGACGCAACTGGAGACCCGGACGCGTGACGTTGTGACCGAGGACAAGCTGACGCGCATCGGCGCGACGCTGGATGAACTGATGCTCAAGGCGCGGCGTCCGGGTCTGTCGGAGGGGACCCATCCGGGCGGCGGGCGGTTCACGCCGACCCAGGCGATCGAGCACCGCGCGGCGTTCGAGGGCTACATGCGCTCGGGCCGCGAGGACAATCTGCGCAGGCTGGAGGCAAAGGCGCTGTCGGTCGGCTCGGATCCCGACGGCGGCTATCTGGTGCCCGACGAGACCGAGCGCATGGTGCTCTCGCGGCTGGCCGAGATCTCGCCGATCCGGGCGATCGCCGGCAACCGCCAGGTCTCGGGCTCGGTGTTCAAGAAGCCCTACGCGATCTCCGGCCCCGCCGTCGGCTGGGTGGGCGAGACGGACGCGCGGCCGCAGACCGCCTCGCCGACGCTGGCTGAACTCACGTTCCCCGCGATGGAGCTCTACGCCATGCCGGCGGCCACCGCGACGCTGCTGGAGGATGCCGCGGTCAATGTGGATGAATGGATCGCGGCGGAAGTCGAGACCGCCTTTGCCGAGCAGGAAGGCGCGGCCTTCGTCTCCGGCGACGGGGTGAACAAGCCGCGCGGGTTCCTCGACTACGACACGGTGGACGAGAGCGCCTGGGTGTGGGGCAAGCTCGGCACGGTGCCCACCGGCGTCGCCGGGGCCTTCCCCGCGTCGGACGCCTCCGACGTGCTTGTCGATCTGATCTATGCGCTCAAGAGCGGTCACCGCCAGAACGCCCATTGGGTGATGAACCGGCGCACGCAGGCCGAGATCCGCAAGCTCAAGGATGCCGACGGCAACTACCTCTGGCAGCCGCCGGCCGCTGCGGGCGGGCAGGCGAGCCTGATGAATTTCGCGATCACCGAAGCGGAGGACATGCCGGACATTTCCGCCGACGCCACGCCGGTCGCCTTTGGCGACTTCAGGCGCGGCTATCTGGTGGTCGATCGTCTCGGCGTGCGGGTGCTGCGCGATCCCTATTCCGCCAAGCCGTATGTGCTGTTCTACACCACCAAGCGCGTCGGCGGCGGGGTGCAGGATTTCGACGCCATCAAGCTGCTGAAATTCGCCGCCAGCTAAGCCTCCAAACCATCGCCTCCCGTACCGGCGGCGGCTCCCCCCACGCCGCCGGCACCTGGCGGTCCCGCCTTCACGCGAGGGCGGGCCGCCGGTTTTGGGGGGCTTGACCATCGGGAGGGCGCAGCACGCCGGCCCCCAGCAATGTCACTCCCGACGTGATTGGGGGCCCACTGCGCCCGTCCGCTTGCTCGGAAGGGTTTTTGACGCGCGGCACAGTCAACGGCCGCAGGCACCGCCTCAACAAGCGGATGACAGAGTGGGTCCGGGCTCGGGGCCGGGATGACATCGATTATGGGGCGCGGTCTGGAAGGCCGACAACGGCGACCCGCCAGCGCGTCACACCGCCTGCCGCCCCCCAACCACAGGATTTTCCATGGCATCGATCCTGATCTCTCCGCCGGCGGCGGAACCGCTGACGCTGGAGGAGGCGAAGCTGTTTCTGCGGCTCGACAGCAGCGACGAGGATGCGCTGGTGAGCGCGCTGATCGCCGCCGCGCGCGGGCATGTGGAGGCGGCGACCGGCCGGGCGCTGATCCATCAGGGCTGGCGGGTGTTTCGTGATGGCTGGCCGTCGCGCCGCATCGTGCGGCTGCCGAGGGCGCCGCTGGCGAGCGTCGATGCGGTCACGGTGTATGACGCCGACGGTGCGGCGGAACTGCTGGATGCGGCGCTGTATTCCGCCGACGGGGCCACGGCGCCGGCGCGTCTGGTGGTCTCCGACGAGGCGCCCGAACCGGGGCTCTCGGTGAATGGCGTCGCGATCGACATCACGGCCGGGTATGGCGCGAGCGCGGCGGACGTGCCGCAGCCGCTGCGCCTGGCGGTGCGGCGGCTGGTGGCGCACTGGTATGAGCGGCGCGAGACCGAGGGCAGCATTCCGCCGAACGTCGCGGCGCTTCTGGCGCCCTACAGGATCGTGTCGCTGTGAGCGCCGGACACAAGGCGGGCATCGCCGATCTGCGCGCGCGGGTGGCGCTGCAGGCGCCGCAGGAAAGCGACGACGGGTCGGGCGGCGTGACGGTGGCCTGGGCGGACGTCGCCACGGTCTGGGCATTCGTCGAACCGCAGTCCGCCCGCGAGCAGGCCGTCTCCGGCCATCTCGATGGCGTCGTGACCCACGCGGTGATCCTGCGCTATCGCGACGACGTGCGCGGCGGCTGGCGGATCGTCTCGGGCGAGCAGATCTTCCGGGTGCTGGCGACCCATGACCTGGACGGCCGCGCGCGGCGTCTGCTCTGCCGCTGCGAGGAGGAGAGGCGATGAGCCATCCGGCGCTGGAACTGCAGGGCGTGCTGGTGGCCGCGCTGCGGGCGGACGACACGCTCATCGCCATGCTGTCGCCCGACGGCGTGCGCGACGGCGCGGCGCGCGGCGCGCGCTTTCCCTATGTCGAGATCGGGACGTGGGATGACCGGGACGTGGGCGCGCAAGGCTGGGCTGGGCGCGATCACCGCTTTGAGATCCTCGTGTGGTCGCGGGCGGGCGGGCGGTCTGAAGCGCTCCGGATTATGGAACGCGTCGGTGTTATCGCGGAGGGTATTTCCGCCGATATCGGGGCCTTCCGGCTGGTCAATCTGGTGCGCCTGGCCGACCGCGTGAGCCGCTGGCGCGATGGCCGCTCGTGGCGCGGCGTTGTTGTATTCCGCGCTCTAACCGAGCCGCATAACTGATTCAAAAGACTCAAGGAGTGAGCCGATGGGCGCGCAAGCCGGCAGGGATCTTTTGCTGAAGCTGGACACCGACGGGCTGGGGGCTTTTGGGAGCGTCGCCGGACTGCGCGCCCGCAGGCTGAGTTTCAACGCGACCGCGGTCGACGTGACCGACAGCGAGTCCGCCGGACGATGGCGGGAACTGCTGGCGGGCGCGGGCGTGCGCTCGGCCAGCCTGTCGGGCTCGGGCATCTTCCGCGACGCCGCGTCGGATGCCGCCGTGCGGCAAGTGTTCTTCGACGGCACGATCCGCGACTGGCAGGTGGTGATCCCCGACTTCGGAACCATCCAGGGCGCCTTCCAGCTCACGGGTCTCGAATACGCCGGCGAGCACGCCGGCGAGGTGACCTTCGAGCTGGCGCTGGAATCCGCCGGTGAACTGAGTTTCATGGCGGAGTAGGGGCTGCGTGGCATCGGCGCTGGTGCCGCCCCCTCGCAATGTCATCCCGGCTTTCCGCTTCGCTGCAGCCGGGATGACAATGGGGAGTGAGCCGCCCCCGGGTGATGACGGCGCTGGGTGTGGCCGGTGTCGGCCCCCAACCGCAGGAGCAGATCATGGCCAATCGCAGGCGCGGTGAGATCGAGGCGGAACTGGGCGGCGAACGCCGCACGCTGTGCCTGACGCTCGGGGCGCTGGCGGAGCTGGAGGACGCGTTCGGCGCGGAGGACCTGGGCGCGCTGGCGCGGCGCTTCGGCGAGGGCCGGCTGGCGGCACGCGACGCGCTGAAGGTGCTGGGCGCGGGTCTGCGCGGCGCGGGCGAACCGGTCTCCGATCACGAGGTGGCGGCGATGACCGCGCGCGGTGGGGCGGCGGGTTATGCGGGAATCGTCGCGGAGCTGCTGCGCGTGACCTTCGGCGGGGACGAGGCGGATGCGGACGACACCGGCGAGACCCGCGTTTGACTGGGACGCGGTGATGCGCGTGTGCTTGTCGAGCCCGGCCGCGGGCGGCCTTGGCTGGACGCCGGAGGCCTTCTGGCGCGCGACGCCGCGCGAGGTGGCGATGGCGCTGGGCCGCGGCGATGCGCCTGCCCTGGCGCGCGCGACGCTGGAGACGCTGCTGGCGCGCTATCCCGATGCGCGCGCAAGACGCACAGGAGACGACGATGCCTGACGACGTGCCCGATCTCGATGTGGCGCTGATTGACCTGGAACGCTTCGGCCGCGAGATGCGTGCGATCAAGGACACGGCGGATGATTTCTCGCGCGCGCTGAGCACCGGACTGAAGCTGGCGGTGGCTGGCGGGCGCGATCTCGACGCAATCTTCCGCCGTCTGGCGTTGAGCCTGTCGAGCCGGATTCTGACGCGCTCGCTGAACGGTCTGGAAGGCGTGCTGACGCGCTCGCTGACGGGGTTGTTCGGGGCGCCACGGGGTTTGCCAAGGGCGGTGTGATCGCGCAGCCGGTCACGCCCTTCGCGTCCGGCGGGGTCATCGCCCAGCCGAGCTATTTCGCGATGCCGCGCGGCGGCCTCGGGCTGATGGGGGAGGCGGGCGCGGAGGCTATCCTGCCGCTGGCGCGCGGGACGGACGGACGGCTCGGCGTGCGTTCGGCCGCAGGGCGGCAGTCAACACAGGTCACGATCAACGTGACGACGCCCGACGTGGACGGATTTCGACGGTCCGAGGTGCAACTGACAAGAATGGTCGCCCGCGCCGCCGGACGGGGGCGACGCGGGCTCTGACACCGATACCTCGAGGAGGGGCTCAGGCGTCGGTGTGCCCGTGCTCGCGGATCATGCCCGCGATGTCGTCCTTCAACTGAAGACGTTCCTTCTTCAGCTTCTCAAGCACATCGTCGGAAGCGGCGTCGAGTTCCGATTCGATTCGAAACACCTGGTGATTGATCGCCTCGTAGCGCTCGGCCAGCGTCTTGAAATGGGCGTTGGCCATCTTCAGCGCATGCAGCGCTTCCGCGGCGTTGGGGAACTCTTCGTGCAACTCGTGAGGAACGTGGGTCATGGGCGCTTTCCTTATCTTATTGGGATGACCTTCTGCTGTTCGCCCGCCGGCCTCCTTGAGGCAGATCAATCCGGCTCGAGAATGTCCGGTCCAATTGCCACCAAACGGCCCTCCAGCCTCATTTTCCTGGAACAAATCTCGATGGAAAACCGGGATCCGCTTTTCCGGGCCGCCTGCGGGAGAATCGACAGCCATGACACTTCTGGCCGCCTTTCATGAGATTCGCTTTCCCGCAGGCGTCGGCTTCGGCGCGAGCGGAGGGCCGCAATGGCGCACCGACATTGTCGCGCTGGGCTCGGGCGCGGAGGCGCGCAACAGCCGCTGGGCGCGCTCGCGCCGCCGCTATGACGCGGGCACCGGCATCCGCACGCTGGACGATCTGCATCAGGTGGCCGCCTTCTTCGAGGAACGCCAGGGCCGGCTGTTCGGCTTCCGGTTTCGCGATCCGCTGGACTGGAAATCCTGCCTGCCTTCCGAAGAACCCGCCGCCACGGATGTGGAGATCGGCACCGGCGATGGCGTCACCGCCGATTTCGCGCTCACAAAGCCTTACGGCGCCGGCGCGACGGCGCACAGCCGTCCCATCGTCAAGCCGGTGGCGGGCTCCGTGGTGGTTGCGGTGGACGGCGCGCCGGCCGGCGATGTGACGGTGGATGAGACCACCGGGCTGGTGAGCTTTTCGCCCTCGGCCATCCCCGCGCCCGGCGCCGTCGTCACGGCCGGGTTCGCATTCGACGTGCCGGTGCGCTTCGACACCGATCGTCTGGACATCAGCCTGAGCCATTTCCAGGCCGGCGACATCCCCTCCGTGCCGATCATCGAGATCCGCGTGTGAGGGGGAGCGCGCGCAGGCTGGAATGACATTTCGGGGACGATCCCGCCGCCTAGCTCTTTGTGAAACCGGCGCGGGCATTCCCACGAAGACGTCATTGCACGGCGCCAGTCCGGGCAATCCAATCCAGCGTTCGGCAGGAGGGGACGTGACCGGTGCGCTTCCGCGATCGCCTTGTCGCTGCGGCGCGCAGAGTGGATGCCCCGGACTTCGCCGGGGCATGACGGCGGCCAGGGTGGTGGACCCGACCTCCCCGATAGTCCGAACGGGCGCAACCGGAGCATCTCATGAAAACTCTCGATCCCGGTCTGGCCGAGCATGTCTCGGGCGGCGCAACCAGCCTGTGCACCTGCTGGAAGGCGACGCGCGGCGACGGCGTGACGCTGGGCTTCACCGACCACGACCGCGACATCGCGTTTGACGGCACGCTGTTTGCCGCCGACAGCGGGCCGCAGGCGAGCGAGGCGACGGCCGGGCCGGGACTGGCGGTGGGCGGCGAGGAGATCTTCGGCGCGTTCTCCTCCGAGGCGCTGAGCGCGGCGGATCTGGAGGCGGGACTGTGGGACCGGGCGCGCATCGAGGTGTGGCGGGTGAACTGGCGCGCGCCCTCCGAGCGCGTGCTGCTGCGGGTGGGCGAGATCGGCGAGGTGACGCGTGCCGATCGCGCGTTCCGCGCCGAGGTGCGCTCGCTCGCCCAGGCGCTGGAGGAGGTGCGCGGGCGGGTGTTCAGCCATCTCTGCGACGCGGATCTCGGGGATGCGCGCTGCGGCGTGGATCTTGAGGATCCGGCGTTCAGGGCCACGGGCGTGGTGCTCGCGGGCCAGTCC is a genomic window containing:
- a CDS encoding DUF2460 domain-containing protein → MTLLAAFHEIRFPAGVGFGASGGPQWRTDIVALGSGAEARNSRWARSRRRYDAGTGIRTLDDLHQVAAFFEERQGRLFGFRFRDPLDWKSCLPSEEPAATDVEIGTGDGVTADFALTKPYGAGATAHSRPIVKPVAGSVVVAVDGAPAGDVTVDETTGLVSFSPSAIPAPGAVVTAGFAFDVPVRFDTDRLDISLSHFQAGDIPSVPIIEIRV
- a CDS encoding DUF2163 domain-containing protein, translating into MKTLDPGLAEHVSGGATSLCTCWKATRGDGVTLGFTDHDRDIAFDGTLFAADSGPQASEATAGPGLAVGGEEIFGAFSSEALSAADLEAGLWDRARIEVWRVNWRAPSERVLLRVGEIGEVTRADRAFRAEVRSLAQALEEVRGRVFSHLCDADLGDARCGVDLEDPAFRATGVVLAGQSARRFSASGLQGFADGWFERGLLRWLTGGNAGASIEVAAHAAGETSASLELWLEPAAAIVPGDTFTLTAGCDKRAGTCEARFANLINFRGFPHMPGNDFVLSYPNRDTGRNDGSAMVGG
- a CDS encoding phage major tail protein, TP901-1 family gives rise to the protein MGAQAGRDLLLKLDTDGLGAFGSVAGLRARRLSFNATAVDVTDSESAGRWRELLAGAGVRSASLSGSGIFRDAASDAAVRQVFFDGTIRDWQVVIPDFGTIQGAFQLTGLEYAGEHAGEVTFELALESAGELSFMAE
- a CDS encoding HK97 family phage prohead protease, which encodes MSARQLEDAPLAEAVDAQGVFSGYASLFNVADMGGDVIQPGAFAQSLGRRGPHGVKMLYQHDPAEPIGQWLTIAEDSRGLRVTGRLMLDLARAREVHALMRAGVLDGLSIGFRTLRGRRDAVTGLRRLFELDLWEISLVTFPMQEAARVAPIAPAGTMGA
- a CDS encoding phage head closure protein; protein product: MSAGHKAGIADLRARVALQAPQESDDGSGGVTVAWADVATVWAFVEPQSAREQAVSGHLDGVVTHAVILRYRDDVRGGWRIVSGEQIFRVLATHDLDGRARRLLCRCEEERR
- a CDS encoding gene transfer agent family protein, coding for MANRRRGEIEAELGGERRTLCLTLGALAELEDAFGAEDLGALARRFGEGRLAARDALKVLGAGLRGAGEPVSDHEVAAMTARGGAAGYAGIVAELLRVTFGGDEADADDTGETRV
- a CDS encoding phage portal protein, coding for MTFADLFRRAAKPTEAKASRTASMVTLQSAGRPIWTPRDYAALAREGFARNPVVYRCVRMISEGAASVPWLLYEGARELDAHPLLDLLEKPNPRQAGSEIFECLYGHLLVSGNAYLEAVGLDGIIRELHALRPDRMKVVPGEDGWPKGYDYTVGGRTLRLKAEHGAPPVLHLTLFHPLNDHYGFAPIEAAQVSLDIHNAAGGWNKALLDNAARPSGALIYAAGDGGNLTDEQFERLKGELEDGYQGARNAGRPLLLEGGLDWKPMGLTPRDMDFINAKNQAAREIALAFGVPPMLIGIPGDNTYSNYLEANRAFWRQTVLPLVARTASALGNWLVPAFGPGLRLGYDVDAIEALSVEREALWRRLGRADFLTQGEKREAVGYAAEGGPAADPAA
- a CDS encoding phage major capsid protein; its protein translation is MSKAMALEIKTAADPLRAPETKVTGPETGRTPGDGEGVGAALDDLMQAFEEFKQTNNTRLTQLETRTRDVVTEDKLTRIGATLDELMLKARRPGLSEGTHPGGGRFTPTQAIEHRAAFEGYMRSGREDNLRRLEAKALSVGSDPDGGYLVPDETERMVLSRLAEISPIRAIAGNRQVSGSVFKKPYAISGPAVGWVGETDARPQTASPTLAELTFPAMELYAMPAATATLLEDAAVNVDEWIAAEVETAFAEQEGAAFVSGDGVNKPRGFLDYDTVDESAWVWGKLGTVPTGVAGAFPASDASDVLVDLIYALKSGHRQNAHWVMNRRTQAEIRKLKDADGNYLWQPPAAAGGQASLMNFAITEAEDMPDISADATPVAFGDFRRGYLVVDRLGVRVLRDPYSAKPYVLFYTTKRVGGGVQDFDAIKLLKFAAS
- a CDS encoding DUF3168 domain-containing protein, which codes for MSHPALELQGVLVAALRADDTLIAMLSPDGVRDGAARGARFPYVEIGTWDDRDVGAQGWAGRDHRFEILVWSRAGGRSEALRIMERVGVIAEGISADIGAFRLVNLVRLADRVSRWRDGRSWRGVVVFRALTEPHN
- a CDS encoding head-tail connector protein, whose product is MASILISPPAAEPLTLEEAKLFLRLDSSDEDALVSALIAAARGHVEAATGRALIHQGWRVFRDGWPSRRIVRLPRAPLASVDAVTVYDADGAAELLDAALYSADGATAPARLVVSDEAPEPGLSVNGVAIDITAGYGASAADVPQPLRLAVRRLVAHWYERRETEGSIPPNVAALLAPYRIVSL
- a CDS encoding phage tail assembly chaperone — its product is MRVCLSSPAAGGLGWTPEAFWRATPREVAMALGRGDAPALARATLETLLARYPDARARRTGDDDA
- a CDS encoding phage tail tape measure protein: MIAQPVTPFASGGVIAQPSYFAMPRGGLGLMGEAGAEAILPLARGTDGRLGVRSAAGRQSTQVTINVTTPDVDGFRRSEVQLTRMVARAAGRGRRGL
- a CDS encoding DUF465 domain-containing protein, yielding MTHVPHELHEEFPNAAEALHALKMANAHFKTLAERYEAINHQVFRIESELDAASDDVLEKLKKERLQLKDDIAGMIREHGHTDA